One window of the Oceanicaulis sp. genome contains the following:
- a CDS encoding sodium-dependent bicarbonate transport family permease — MDVLLDFLSTFASQLQKPTLAFLIGGVLIAALGSNLTIPDPIYRFIVFMLLITIGLRAGMELREADLLSMLLPALFALALGVGIVVIGALVLNRLPRLKADDNYATAGLFGAVSASTLAAAMVVLDEENIPFEAWAPALYPFMDIAALLAAIVLAQVARQKRNRDGEKADIKAIVVDSLRGSAISALLLGMGLGLVTRPDSVVESFYDPLFRGLLSILMLILGMEAWARMSELAKVAHWYAIYGVAAPLLNGLAAFGLGYVAHVLTGFSPGGVVLLAVMAGSSSDISGPPTLRAGIPGANPSTYIGSSTAVGTPVAIAIGIPLYVALAQLVFDL; from the coding sequence ATGGACGTTCTTCTCGATTTTCTCTCCACCTTCGCCTCGCAGCTGCAGAAACCCACCCTCGCCTTCCTGATCGGCGGCGTTCTGATCGCGGCGCTGGGCAGCAATCTGACCATTCCTGATCCGATCTACCGCTTCATCGTCTTCATGCTGCTGATCACGATCGGCCTGCGCGCCGGCATGGAGCTTCGCGAAGCGGACCTTCTCTCCATGCTTCTTCCGGCCCTGTTCGCGCTCGCGCTGGGCGTGGGGATCGTGGTGATCGGCGCGCTCGTGCTCAACCGGCTGCCCCGGCTCAAGGCGGACGACAACTACGCCACGGCGGGCCTGTTCGGGGCGGTCTCGGCCTCCACGCTGGCCGCCGCGATGGTGGTGCTCGACGAGGAGAACATTCCTTTCGAGGCTTGGGCGCCGGCGCTCTATCCCTTCATGGACATCGCCGCGCTCCTGGCTGCGATCGTCCTGGCCCAGGTCGCCCGGCAGAAGCGCAACCGCGACGGGGAGAAAGCCGACATCAAGGCGATCGTGGTCGACTCGCTGCGCGGTTCGGCGATCTCGGCGCTGCTGCTGGGGATGGGGCTCGGCCTAGTCACGCGGCCCGACAGCGTGGTCGAAAGCTTCTACGACCCGCTCTTCCGCGGCCTTCTCTCAATCCTGATGCTGATCCTCGGCATGGAGGCCTGGGCGCGCATGTCAGAGCTCGCCAAGGTCGCCCACTGGTACGCGATCTACGGCGTGGCCGCCCCGCTCTTGAACGGCCTCGCCGCCTTCGGGCTGGGTTATGTCGCCCACGTTCTCACCGGCTTCTCGCCGGGCGGGGTGGTGCTTCTGGCGGTGATGGCGGGCTCGAGCTCGGACATCTCCGGCCCGCCCACCTTGCGCGCGGGCATCCCCGGGGCCAATCCTTCCACCTATATCGGCTCGTCCACCGCAGTGGGCACGCCGGTGGCGATCGCGATCGGCATCCCGCTCTACGTCGCCCTCGCCCAGCTCGTCTTCGACCTCTAG
- a CDS encoding esterase-like activity of phytase family protein translates to MRLSLVLAALAAIGAAACGPSTPETAAVTAQPVPLFPDDPGRVRLGALAYAGGVALSAEAEAFGGISAMEIDPETKRLLAVTDQGVFMTARITFEDGAPSGLSDIVFAPMLDPERRALEDRQADAEGLAPLGEGRYVVSFEREHRLAVYDLGPDWSAVQTAQPSTFPAPPGADRLRDNAGMEALAATGGALYAGIEDPIMDGTPHTIWRYDLENAAAPPRALSLAAAPGFGLTAMTTDGEGGLFLVERYWSREIGNRIRIGRLTAMDLAEAGPAPLQPEILAELGPDMTVDNFEAIALAEIDGEARLFILSDDNFNPDQRTLLLSFTLAGE, encoded by the coding sequence ATGCGCCTCAGCCTCGTCCTCGCCGCCCTGGCCGCGATCGGGGCTGCGGCCTGCGGGCCCTCCACTCCTGAGACCGCCGCGGTCACCGCACAGCCGGTTCCGCTCTTTCCCGACGATCCGGGACGGGTGCGCCTGGGCGCCCTGGCCTACGCCGGCGGGGTCGCGCTGAGCGCCGAAGCGGAGGCGTTCGGCGGCATCTCCGCGATGGAGATCGACCCGGAGACGAAACGGCTTCTGGCCGTGACCGACCAGGGGGTTTTCATGACCGCCCGGATCACGTTCGAGGACGGCGCGCCGTCGGGGCTGAGCGACATCGTCTTCGCGCCCATGCTCGACCCCGAGCGCCGGGCGCTGGAAGACCGGCAGGCCGACGCCGAAGGGCTCGCCCCGCTGGGCGAAGGCCGCTACGTGGTCAGCTTCGAACGCGAACACCGGCTCGCCGTCTACGATCTGGGGCCTGACTGGAGCGCGGTTCAGACCGCCCAGCCCTCCACCTTCCCCGCCCCGCCCGGCGCGGACCGGCTGCGCGACAACGCCGGCATGGAGGCGCTGGCGGCCACGGGCGGCGCGCTCTATGCGGGCATTGAAGATCCGATCATGGACGGCACGCCGCACACGATCTGGCGCTATGATCTTGAAAACGCGGCCGCTCCGCCCCGCGCGCTCAGCCTCGCCGCCGCGCCGGGCTTCGGCCTTACGGCGATGACCACGGACGGCGAAGGCGGGCTGTTCCTCGTCGAACGCTACTGGTCGCGGGAGATCGGCAACCGCATCCGGATCGGCCGGCTCACCGCGATGGACCTCGCCGAGGCCGGCCCCGCCCCGCTGCAGCCGGAGATCCTGGCCGAACTCGGCCCGGACATGACGGTGGACAATTTCGAAGCGATCGCGCTGGCCGAGATCGACGGGGAGGCCCGCCTGTTCATCCTCAGCGACGACAATTTCAACCCCGACCAGCGCACGCTGCTCTTGAGCTTCACTCTGGCCGGGGAGTGA
- a CDS encoding class I SAM-dependent methyltransferase: MPDDRAKDLDTAKPAYDGPPDYRLVGRHGMFPHTSHDEAERFNFLAHMNRHLASRVLPGVKTAFEQRVEPAFTKENGPFRHRNEVRKALLDDPAFQIWSALRRATMEQRQQAGRWVTLRQAEALNKKALELTEGDPRLELTPGFDVPRYLTAVDHHCMPGSYHTELAHGDVTGPANYDAGLFVTTGGALGRYNDGGGQAVAEWVKANLPDFAPRRILDLGCGLGHNVLPIAQAYPDAEVIGVDAGGPMLRYGLARAKAMGVENVKFIQADAEDLSRFADESFDWVQTTMFLHETSKKAMERIFAETRRVLKPGGIVLHVEQPQYSDEMPLYEQCIRDWDAFYNNEPFWTTMHEIDLDDLMIKAGFKKDGVIHGGVAAVVDTKLFPSAGEDKVEDYGRKAAWHVIGAKKQEEAA; encoded by the coding sequence ATGCCCGACGATCGCGCCAAGGATCTCGACACGGCGAAGCCGGCCTATGACGGCCCGCCGGACTACCGCCTGGTCGGCCGTCACGGCATGTTTCCGCATACGAGCCATGACGAAGCCGAGCGCTTCAACTTCCTCGCCCATATGAACCGGCACCTCGCCAGCCGCGTGCTGCCGGGCGTGAAGACCGCGTTCGAACAGCGCGTGGAGCCGGCCTTCACCAAAGAAAACGGCCCGTTCCGCCATCGCAACGAGGTGAGAAAGGCGCTTCTGGACGACCCGGCGTTTCAGATCTGGTCGGCCCTGCGCCGCGCCACGATGGAGCAGCGCCAGCAGGCGGGACGCTGGGTGACGCTGCGCCAGGCCGAAGCGCTCAACAAAAAGGCGCTTGAGCTGACCGAGGGCGATCCGCGGCTCGAACTCACCCCCGGCTTTGACGTGCCGCGCTATCTGACCGCTGTGGACCATCACTGCATGCCCGGCAGCTATCATACCGAGCTCGCCCATGGCGACGTGACCGGGCCTGCGAACTACGACGCGGGTCTGTTCGTCACCACCGGCGGGGCGCTGGGCCGGTATAATGACGGCGGCGGCCAGGCGGTCGCCGAATGGGTGAAGGCGAACCTTCCCGATTTCGCGCCCAGGCGCATTCTCGATCTGGGCTGCGGGCTCGGGCACAACGTGCTGCCGATCGCGCAGGCCTATCCCGACGCCGAGGTGATCGGCGTGGACGCGGGCGGGCCGATGCTGCGCTACGGCCTAGCGCGCGCCAAGGCGATGGGCGTTGAGAACGTAAAATTCATCCAGGCCGACGCCGAGGACCTGTCCCGGTTCGCCGACGAAAGCTTCGACTGGGTGCAGACCACCATGTTCCTGCACGAGACCAGCAAGAAGGCGATGGAGCGGATCTTCGCCGAGACCCGCCGCGTGCTGAAGCCCGGCGGGATCGTGCTGCATGTCGAACAGCCGCAATATTCCGACGAGATGCCGCTTTACGAGCAATGCATCCGGGACTGGGACGCGTTCTACAACAACGAGCCGTTCTGGACGACGATGCACGAGATCGATCTCGACGATCTGATGATCAAGGCGGGCTTCAAGAAAGACGGCGTCATTCATGGCGGGGTGGCCGCCGTGGTCGACACCAAGCTCTTCCCCAGCGCCGGCGAGGACAAGGTCGAGGATTACGGGCGCAAGGCCGCCTGGCACGTCATCGGCGCGAAAAAGCAAGAGGAGGCCGCGTGA
- a CDS encoding REDY-like protein HapK, with the protein MSTRIVALFNLKPGVTPADYEKWAKSTDIPTVNGLGSVDRFEVFKSTGLLGSADSPPYAYIEIIDVNDMDAFGGDVGTDAMQKVAGEFQAMADDLVFILTDKLG; encoded by the coding sequence ATGAGCACGCGCATCGTCGCCCTGTTCAATCTCAAACCGGGCGTCACCCCGGCCGACTATGAAAAGTGGGCGAAGTCCACCGACATCCCGACGGTGAACGGGCTCGGCTCTGTGGACCGGTTCGAGGTGTTCAAGTCCACCGGGCTTCTGGGCTCGGCGGACTCCCCGCCCTACGCCTATATCGAGATCATCGACGTCAACGACATGGACGCCTTCGGCGGCGATGTCGGGACCGACGCCATGCAGAAGGTCGCCGGGGAGTTTCAGGCCATGGCCGACGATCTGGTCTTCATCCTCACCGACAAGCTCGGCTAG
- a CDS encoding SDR family NAD(P)-dependent oxidoreductase: MARFSGKTAVITGSGRTGGLGEAIAKKLASEGAAVVISDIGAPADPATPAEHIGATEEMNQIAEAIRSAGGTASTKACDVRDLAQMRQLAEHAVAEHGSLDIWVNNAGIGYIMRPLLDVTEDDWRAVIDVNLTGCFFGLKAAAEVMIKAGKGGRIVNIASQAAKSGFPHAQAYTSSKHGLVGLVRSAAHELGPHQITVNNVCPNHVTTGLGAWQNEYFAKVTGAASVEDYLKAMAGRIPLGRPGTAEDTANAVAFLCSEEAKYITAESMNVSGGEEPH; this comes from the coding sequence ATGGCGCGTTTTTCCGGCAAGACGGCCGTGATCACCGGCTCGGGCCGCACCGGCGGGCTGGGCGAAGCGATCGCGAAAAAGCTCGCAAGCGAAGGCGCGGCGGTGGTCATCTCCGACATCGGCGCGCCGGCCGATCCGGCCACGCCGGCCGAGCATATCGGCGCCACCGAGGAGATGAACCAGATCGCCGAGGCGATCCGCAGCGCGGGCGGAACGGCCAGCACGAAAGCCTGCGACGTGCGCGATCTCGCCCAGATGCGCCAGCTCGCCGAGCACGCCGTGGCCGAGCACGGCTCGCTGGACATCTGGGTGAACAACGCCGGCATCGGCTACATCATGAGGCCGCTTCTGGACGTCACGGAAGACGACTGGCGCGCGGTGATCGACGTCAATCTGACCGGCTGCTTCTTCGGGCTGAAGGCCGCCGCAGAGGTGATGATCAAGGCAGGCAAAGGCGGCCGGATCGTCAATATCGCAAGCCAGGCGGCGAAATCCGGCTTTCCGCACGCGCAGGCCTACACCAGCTCCAAGCATGGCCTTGTCGGCCTGGTACGGTCAGCCGCCCACGAGCTGGGCCCCCATCAGATCACCGTCAACAATGTCTGCCCCAACCACGTCACCACGGGGCTGGGCGCCTGGCAGAACGAGTACTTCGCCAAGGTCACCGGGGCAGCCAGCGTCGAGGACTATCTCAAGGCGATGGCCGGCCGCATCCCGCTGGGCCGTCCCGGCACGGCGGAAGACACCGCCAACGCGGTCGCCTTCCTGTGCTCGGAGGAGGCGAAATACATCACCGCGGAGAGCATGAATGTCAGCGGCGGCGAGGAGCCGCATTGA
- a CDS encoding polysaccharide deacetylase family protein: MPATPPQGFTWPNGAKLAFSLVVNVEEGAEKNILDGDKGPEPVDELGAVPAKAQIRVHGNETNYQYGINRGAPRVLKLLDKHQMPATWTAASLALERAPWLAEALMKRGDEPCCHGWRWKFTAFMDEDREREFVRKGADSIKETCGRLPAGYLSRYLHSDNLRGILIEEGYRYHMDDYSDDFPYWDVVQTPRGGKKPIIVLPYAIDSNDMKFWLAPSFTAKDWVAYAKDTFDWLLAEANEEGARMMSLGLHLRIIGRPGRIGALDEFLAYVRSHDGVWCATREQIADAFAAAVPPPEAE; this comes from the coding sequence ATGCCCGCAACCCCGCCCCAAGGCTTCACCTGGCCGAACGGCGCGAAGCTCGCGTTTTCTCTCGTCGTCAATGTCGAGGAAGGCGCGGAGAAGAACATCCTGGACGGCGACAAGGGCCCTGAACCTGTCGACGAGCTGGGGGCGGTGCCCGCCAAGGCGCAGATCCGGGTGCACGGCAACGAGACCAATTATCAGTACGGGATCAATCGCGGCGCGCCGCGCGTGCTGAAGCTTCTGGACAAGCACCAGATGCCCGCGACCTGGACCGCCGCCTCTCTGGCGCTGGAGCGTGCGCCCTGGCTGGCCGAGGCGCTGATGAAGCGCGGCGACGAGCCCTGCTGTCACGGCTGGCGCTGGAAGTTCACCGCCTTCATGGACGAGGACCGCGAGCGCGAGTTCGTGCGGAAGGGCGCAGACAGCATCAAGGAGACCTGCGGCCGCCTGCCGGCGGGGTATCTGTCGCGCTATCTGCACTCGGACAATCTGCGGGGCATCCTCATCGAGGAGGGCTACCGCTACCACATGGACGACTACTCGGACGATTTTCCGTACTGGGACGTGGTGCAGACGCCCCGCGGCGGGAAAAAGCCGATCATCGTCCTGCCCTATGCGATCGATTCCAACGACATGAAGTTCTGGCTCGCGCCGAGCTTCACTGCGAAAGACTGGGTCGCCTACGCCAAAGACACGTTCGACTGGCTTCTGGCCGAAGCGAACGAGGAGGGCGCGCGGATGATGAGCCTGGGGCTGCACCTGAGGATCATCGGACGGCCCGGACGGATCGGCGCGCTCGACGAGTTTCTGGCCTATGTCCGCAGCCATGACGGCGTGTGGTGCGCCACCCGCGAACAGATCGCCGACGCCTTCGCCGCAGCGGTTCCGCCGCCGGAGGCCGAATAG
- a CDS encoding chromophore lyase CpcT/CpeT, which translates to MNRLLTAALASFALTGAAAAQAPDQTAAEELAAVLTGSFSTIEQCETEGWGCVESELVRIWPERTDGVWLYQENAWLGDDPESADPAAKQRPYFQRIIRLAAQDDRTVLRTIYTMTDPASVVGAFAAPDTIAADQLGEASCSGPVERIAHGHWYANFPTCPSGLRGAVRTHSRSIHYPDGFANWDRGFDAEGNVRWGPSAGGYVFVRKD; encoded by the coding sequence ATGAACCGCTTACTCACCGCCGCGCTGGCGAGCTTCGCCCTCACCGGCGCAGCCGCAGCACAGGCGCCTGATCAGACCGCCGCAGAAGAACTCGCCGCCGTTCTCACAGGCTCGTTCAGCACGATCGAGCAGTGCGAGACCGAGGGCTGGGGATGCGTGGAGAGCGAGCTGGTCCGCATCTGGCCCGAGCGCACCGACGGCGTCTGGCTCTATCAGGAGAACGCCTGGCTGGGCGACGATCCCGAGAGCGCCGACCCGGCGGCCAAGCAGCGCCCCTACTTCCAGCGCATCATCCGGCTCGCGGCCCAGGACGACCGCACCGTGCTGCGCACGATCTACACCATGACCGATCCGGCCTCGGTGGTCGGCGCCTTCGCGGCGCCGGACACGATCGCCGCCGACCAGCTGGGCGAGGCGAGCTGTTCGGGCCCGGTCGAGCGCATCGCGCACGGCCACTGGTATGCGAACTTCCCCACCTGCCCCAGCGGCCTTCGCGGCGCGGTGCGCACCCATTCGCGCTCGATCCACTATCCGGACGGGTTCGCGAACTGGGATCGCGGCTTCGACGCGGAAGGAAACGTCAGATGGGGCCCGAGCGCGGGCGGGTATGTGTTCGTGAGGAAAGACTGA
- a CDS encoding VOC family protein, translated as MKSLFTALLAAPLLAGCIIVSETTTPSVAPASVQAADTNRGPIDLRRTTLLVRDMDASLAFYEGALGLEKYYDQIITSRDGTSQSHLVLLRANDPNIGVLGLWELEDADQAPAPTTSSELTAGEIVLLFNTSELDTVFPAAAASAGVTVLSPPTYREYPGDGVTYQVMVSMLRDPDGHIVELNNRLSPPIEWD; from the coding sequence ATGAAATCGCTTTTCACCGCCCTGCTCGCAGCCCCGCTTCTGGCGGGCTGCATCATCGTCAGCGAAACCACGACGCCTTCAGTCGCGCCGGCGTCAGTCCAAGCCGCAGACACGAACCGCGGTCCGATCGACCTGCGGCGCACCACGCTTCTGGTGCGCGACATGGACGCCTCGCTGGCCTTCTATGAAGGCGCGCTGGGGCTCGAGAAATACTACGACCAGATCATCACCAGCCGCGACGGGACCAGCCAGAGCCATCTGGTGCTGCTGCGCGCGAACGATCCCAATATCGGCGTGCTGGGCCTGTGGGAGCTCGAAGACGCAGACCAGGCGCCTGCGCCGACCACGTCCTCGGAGCTGACCGCCGGCGAGATCGTGCTGCTGTTCAACACCTCCGAACTCGACACGGTCTTCCCCGCCGCCGCGGCGAGCGCGGGCGTGACCGTGCTGAGCCCGCCCACCTATCGGGAGTATCCCGGCGACGGGGTGACCTATCAGGTCATGGTCTCGATGCTGCGCGATCCGGACGGCCATATCGTCGAGCTCAACAACCGGCTGAGCCCGCCGATCGAGTGGGATTAG
- a CDS encoding CoA ester lyase: MRSLLFVPGSRPDRIAKALEAGADAVCVDLEDAVAPAAKDEAREAVLGALSSPRRFAVRVNPMETEWGREDADALARFAHAPTFVMLPKAESAGQVEILNAALGEAGAGGIVPIIESALGLRHAWEIAEAENVRAVLFGGGDMAADLGVAMDFEPLLFARAQVVAACAAADVPAIDVPWLDVKDEAGLLKETERVKALGYSAKACIHPAQISAVNHVFTPSAEDVSHAERVIAALDAAGGGAALLDGKLIEAPIIRRARRVLETARAAQQ, translated from the coding sequence ATGCGCAGCCTGCTCTTCGTCCCCGGATCCCGGCCCGACCGGATCGCCAAGGCTCTCGAAGCCGGGGCGGACGCGGTGTGCGTCGATCTTGAAGACGCGGTCGCGCCCGCGGCCAAGGACGAGGCGCGCGAGGCGGTGCTGGGCGCGCTGTCCTCGCCGCGGCGGTTCGCGGTCCGGGTCAATCCGATGGAGACCGAATGGGGCCGCGAGGACGCCGACGCGCTCGCCCGGTTCGCCCATGCGCCCACTTTCGTGATGCTGCCCAAGGCGGAGAGCGCGGGCCAGGTCGAGATCCTGAACGCCGCGCTGGGCGAGGCCGGCGCGGGCGGGATCGTACCCATCATCGAAAGCGCGCTGGGGCTGAGGCACGCCTGGGAGATCGCCGAGGCCGAAAACGTGCGCGCCGTGCTGTTCGGCGGGGGCGACATGGCCGCCGATCTGGGCGTGGCGATGGATTTCGAGCCGCTTCTTTTCGCCCGCGCGCAAGTCGTCGCGGCGTGCGCTGCGGCGGACGTTCCGGCGATCGACGTGCCCTGGCTCGACGTCAAGGACGAGGCGGGGCTGCTGAAAGAGACCGAGCGGGTCAAGGCGCTGGGATATTCGGCCAAGGCCTGCATCCACCCCGCGCAGATCTCGGCGGTCAATCACGTCTTCACGCCCAGCGCCGAGGACGTCAGCCACGCCGAGCGCGTGATCGCCGCGCTGGATGCCGCCGGCGGAGGCGCGGCGCTTCTGGACGGAAAGCTCATCGAGGCGCCGATCATCCGGCGCGCCCGCCGCGTGCTGGAAACGGCGCGCGCGGCTCAGCAGTAA
- a CDS encoding MaoC family dehydratase, producing MVQYAKEVGPQRYRETFGRYFEDFVEGDVYEHRPGKTVTEYDNHMFTLLTMNTHPMHFDAEFAAASEFKKNLVVSPYTLALVIGMSVTDVSQKAIANLGMDEVKFTAPVFAGDTLYAESEVLGKRESKSRPTQGIVTVLTRAHNQRGEQVVTFKRNMLIPKKGHAVEDTVGNY from the coding sequence ATGGTTCAGTACGCCAAGGAAGTGGGACCCCAGCGCTATCGCGAGACCTTCGGACGGTATTTCGAGGATTTCGTGGAGGGCGACGTCTACGAGCACCGTCCGGGCAAGACGGTGACCGAGTACGACAATCACATGTTCACGCTGCTGACGATGAACACCCATCCGATGCATTTCGACGCCGAGTTCGCCGCAGCCAGCGAGTTCAAGAAGAACCTGGTGGTCAGCCCCTACACCCTGGCGCTGGTGATCGGCATGAGCGTCACCGACGTCAGCCAGAAGGCGATCGCCAATCTGGGCATGGACGAGGTGAAGTTCACCGCGCCGGTCTTCGCCGGCGACACGCTCTACGCCGAAAGCGAGGTTCTGGGAAAACGCGAGAGCAAGTCCCGGCCGACGCAAGGCATCGTCACGGTCCTGACCCGCGCCCATAACCAGCGCGGCGAACAGGTCGTGACCTTCAAGCGCAACATGCTGATCCCGAAAAAGGGACACGCCGTCGAAGACACGGTGGGCAATTACTGA
- a CDS encoding acyl-CoA dehydrogenase family protein — MAVAETYQMTEADERQMLDAIAKWIEKKVAPVAMDLEHADEWPADLVEDMKELGLFGALIEPEYGGLGLTATTYSKIVTMIAEEWMSLTGIFNSHLMMAQIVQRFGTDRQKEYWLPKFATGEIRGGLGLTEPDAGTDLQAIRTTAKKVGDTYVVNGAKTWISNAIQGQACALLVKTDPGAEPRYKGMSMLIVSKIDPETGEARPGIRNGKKLEKLGYKGIDSGEFVFEDYEADAELALVGGEEGKGFFMATGGLEIGRINIAARSVGIAKRALRESVAYAQTRKTMGKPICEHQAIQLKLGEMAAKTRAAELLVEDAARAYDTGARIDMEAGMAKYFASETAVEVATEAMRIHGGYGYSKEYVIERLYRDAPLMCIGEGTNEMQRIIIAKQLVKRNPV, encoded by the coding sequence ATGGCCGTCGCCGAAACCTATCAGATGACCGAGGCCGACGAGCGCCAGATGCTCGACGCCATCGCCAAGTGGATCGAGAAAAAGGTCGCCCCCGTCGCGATGGATCTCGAACACGCCGACGAATGGCCGGCCGATCTCGTCGAGGACATGAAGGAGCTGGGGCTGTTCGGCGCGCTGATCGAGCCCGAATACGGCGGGCTGGGGCTGACCGCGACGACCTATTCCAAAATCGTCACCATGATCGCCGAGGAGTGGATGAGCCTCACCGGCATCTTCAACTCCCATCTGATGATGGCCCAGATCGTCCAGCGCTTCGGCACCGACCGGCAGAAGGAATACTGGCTGCCGAAATTCGCCACCGGCGAGATCCGCGGCGGGCTGGGGCTGACCGAGCCCGACGCCGGCACCGACCTTCAGGCGATCCGCACGACGGCGAAGAAAGTCGGCGACACCTACGTGGTCAACGGCGCGAAGACCTGGATCTCCAATGCGATCCAGGGTCAGGCCTGCGCGCTTCTGGTTAAGACCGACCCCGGCGCCGAGCCGCGCTACAAGGGCATGTCCATGCTCATCGTCTCCAAGATCGATCCGGAGACGGGCGAGGCGCGCCCCGGCATCCGCAACGGCAAGAAGCTGGAAAAGCTGGGCTATAAGGGCATCGATTCAGGCGAGTTCGTCTTCGAGGACTATGAGGCTGACGCCGAGCTGGCGCTCGTGGGCGGCGAGGAAGGCAAGGGCTTCTTCATGGCCACGGGCGGCCTCGAGATCGGCCGGATCAATATCGCCGCGCGCTCGGTGGGCATCGCCAAGCGGGCGCTGCGCGAATCCGTCGCCTACGCCCAGACCCGCAAGACCATGGGCAAGCCGATCTGCGAGCATCAGGCGATCCAGCTCAAACTTGGTGAGATGGCCGCCAAGACCCGCGCCGCAGAGCTTCTGGTCGAGGACGCCGCGCGCGCCTACGACACCGGCGCGCGCATCGACATGGAGGCCGGCATGGCGAAGTATTTCGCCTCCGAGACCGCCGTCGAGGTCGCGACCGAAGCCATGCGCATCCACGGCGGCTACGGCTATTCCAAGGAATACGTGATCGAGCGGCTCTACCGCGACGCCCCGCTGATGTGCATCGGCGAGGGCACCAACGAGATGCAGCGCATCATCATCGCCAAGCAGCTGGTCAAGCGAAACCCGGTCTGA
- a CDS encoding CoA transferase has protein sequence MHKPLAGLRILTIEQYGAGPYGTQLLASLGAEVIKIENPAVGGDSSRMAGPYFLGDHDSQFFQTFNRGKKSVALDLKDKGDRRIFDRLVKSADAVANNLRGDLPARLGVDYAALSQIKSDIVCAHLSAYGRNNEREAWPGYDYLMQAEAGFLSLTGEPGGPPARFGLSMVDFMTGTMMALGLVSAVLGARQTGQGCDVDTSLLDTALHQLSYPATWFLNEGKETKRLERSSHPSVTPSQLYKTADGWIFLMCQLPKFWGAFCDAVGRHDLLTEPDYADMAARRANRLQLQAELDAFFQKKTTAEWMAILGGKVPVAPVNSIADALSAPAARALVETVEHPDKPGGLKLLREPFTVNGERPSGARAPKLGEHTRAILDELLDGGREDKAAE, from the coding sequence ATGCACAAGCCGCTGGCCGGGCTGCGTATCCTGACCATCGAACAGTACGGCGCGGGACCCTACGGCACCCAGCTGCTCGCCTCCCTGGGCGCAGAGGTGATCAAGATCGAGAACCCGGCGGTGGGCGGAGACAGCTCGCGCATGGCCGGGCCCTATTTCCTGGGCGATCATGACAGCCAGTTCTTCCAGACCTTCAATCGCGGCAAGAAATCGGTCGCGCTCGATCTCAAGGACAAGGGCGACCGGCGCATCTTCGACCGGCTGGTGAAATCCGCCGACGCGGTGGCGAACAATCTGCGCGGCGACCTGCCCGCCAGGCTGGGTGTGGATTACGCCGCCCTGTCGCAGATCAAGTCCGACATCGTGTGCGCGCACCTATCCGCCTACGGCCGGAACAATGAACGCGAGGCCTGGCCGGGCTACGACTATCTGATGCAGGCCGAGGCCGGCTTTCTGTCGCTGACCGGCGAGCCGGGCGGTCCGCCTGCGCGCTTCGGCCTGTCCATGGTCGACTTCATGACCGGCACGATGATGGCGCTGGGGCTGGTCTCCGCCGTGCTCGGCGCGCGCCAGACCGGCCAGGGCTGCGACGTGGACACCTCGCTTCTGGACACCGCGCTTCATCAGCTGAGCTATCCGGCGACGTGGTTCCTGAACGAGGGCAAGGAGACCAAGCGGTTGGAGCGCTCCTCCCACCCTTCGGTGACGCCGAGCCAGCTCTACAAGACCGCGGACGGCTGGATCTTCCTGATGTGCCAGCTGCCGAAATTCTGGGGCGCGTTCTGCGACGCGGTCGGCCGGCACGATCTGCTGACCGAACCGGACTATGCCGACATGGCCGCCCGCCGCGCCAACCGGCTGCAGCTGCAGGCCGAACTCGACGCGTTCTTCCAGAAGAAGACCACCGCCGAATGGATGGCGATCCTCGGCGGCAAGGTGCCGGTCGCTCCGGTGAACTCGATCGCGGACGCGCTGTCCGCCCCCGCTGCGCGGGCGCTTGTCGAAACCGTCGAGCATCCCGACAAGCCCGGCGGGCTCAAGCTGCTGCGCGAGCCCTTCACCGTGAACGGCGAGCGGCCGAGCGGCGCGCGCGCCCCCAAGCTCGGCGAGCACACCCGCGCCATCCTCGACGAACTGCTCGACGGCGGCCGCGAGGACAAGGCGGCGGAATAG
- a CDS encoding DUF433 domain-containing protein — protein sequence MKDELAHPRISIDPEIMLGKPCITGTRIPIYLILRYLASGQSESDIREAFPNLRDGDVQAVLQYAADAFDVPLESAAE from the coding sequence ATGAAGGACGAACTCGCTCATCCGCGGATCTCGATCGACCCCGAGATCATGCTCGGCAAGCCGTGCATCACCGGCACGCGCATCCCGATCTATCTGATCTTGCGCTATCTCGCTTCGGGCCAGTCCGAGAGCGACATCCGCGAAGCCTTTCCGAATCTTCGGGACGGTGACGTGCAGGCCGTTCTGCAGTACGCCGCCGACGCGTTCGACGTGCCGTTAGAATCCGCCGCCGAATAG